In one Lolium rigidum isolate FL_2022 chromosome 3, APGP_CSIRO_Lrig_0.1, whole genome shotgun sequence genomic region, the following are encoded:
- the LOC124694784 gene encoding methyltransferase FGSG_00040 yields the protein MAAGAPDGLDDESLQELRSQATRLLHKEDWAGYIGVCTRIVDAAATDRRILCSALAHRADGRARLGDFSGALADCDAALAADPAHPAALLAKGAVLRGLGRYALAADCFRAALPAGSGADDVRELLEQCRRLDAQARSGAVDLSDWVLAGFSGKCPDLAEHVGPVEVRRSAHGGRGVFAVKGVDAGGTLMISKAVAIERGVILNAADGGEKMVVWKDFVDKVLDAAEKCPRTASLIYTLSTGEEQQEELDVPDMALFKQEPEELGDGVPETGGQEALDVDRIMKVLDVNSLTEDAPSANLLGNSGIINCGVGLWILPSLINHSCHPNARRTHVGDHTVVHASRDIKAGEEVTFPYFEVLMPVGKRREAARAWGFECRCDRCRFEDEDTVLRQELVRSENELVNGGGDMGALVVRLEDKMRKSMVKERRKAFLRASFWSAYSALFDNGRLLRKWERRVPSEAVIAVSVASAVGGCESVLKAMLRGANDGNSCGNRLEVEDKVVRIGRATYGKVVKRQAMRALFRLRLEGDNSKSF from the coding sequence ATGGCCGCCGGAGCCCCAGACGGTCTCGACGACGAGTCGCTGCAGGAGCTGCGGAGCCAGGCGACGCGGCTGCTGCACAAGGAGGACTGGGCGGGGTACATCGGCGTCTGCACCCGCATCGTCGACGCCGCCGCCACGGACCGCCGGATCCTCTGCTCCGCGCTCGCCCACCGCGCCGACGGCCGCGCGCGCCTCGGCGACTTCTCCGGCGCGCTCGCCGACTGCGACGCCGCGCTCGCGGCCGATCCGGCCCACCCGGCCGCGCTGCTCGCCAAGGGCGCCGTGCTCCGCGGCCTCGGCCGGTACGCGCTCGCCGCCGACTGCTTCCGCGCTGCGCTCCCCGCGGGCAGCGGCGCAGACGATGTGCGGGAGCTGCTCGAGCAGTGCAGGCGCCTGGACGCGCAGGCGAGGAGCGGGGCGGTGGATTTGTCCGATTGGGTGCTCGCGGGGTTCTCCGGCAAGTGCCCAGATCTCGCGGAGCACGTCGGGCCTGTGGAGGTGCGCCGGTCCGCTCACGGCGGCCGAGGGGTCTTTGCTGTGAAGGGCGTCGACGCCGGGGGCACTCTGATGATCTCCAAGGCTGTGGCGATAGAGAGAGGGGTAATTCTGAACGCGGCCGATGGGGGAGAGAAGATGGTGGTCTGGAAGGACTTTGTAGACAAGGTGCTCGACGCCGCTGAGAAGTGCCCCAGGACAGCTTCTCTGATCTATACTCTTTCCACCGgcgaggagcagcaggaggagctcGACGTCCCGGATATGGCATTGTTCAAGCAAGAACCAGAGGAGCTTGGTGACGGCGTGCCGGAGACAGGGGGTCAAGAGGCTCTTGATGTGGACAGGATCATGAAGGTGCTCGACGTGAATTCCTTGACCGAGGACGCACCATCAGCCAATCTGCTTGGCAACAGTGGCATCATCAACTGCGGTGTGGGACTGTGGATCTTGCCGTCGTTGATAAACCATTCCTGCCATCCAAATGCACGGCGCACCCATGTCGGAGATCATACCGTTGTTCACGCCTCGAGGGACATCAAGGCCGGGGAGGAGGTCACATTTCCCTATTTCGAGGTGCTCATGCCGGTGGGGAAGCGCCGGGAGGCGGCAAGGGCGTGGGGGTTTGAATGCCGGTGTGACCGATGCCGGTTTGAAGACGAGGACACCGTTCTCAGGCAAGAACTCGTCAGATCAGAGAATGAGTTGGTTAATGGAGGAGGGGACATGGGAGCACTGGTGGTGCGGCTTGAGGACAAGATGAGGAAGTCCATGGTGAAGGAGAGGCGAAAGGCATTCTTGCGAGCATCCTTCTGGAGTGCGTACTCCGCCTTGTTCGATAATGGCAGGTTGCTGAGGAAGTGGGAGAGGAGGGTTCCTAGCGAGGCCGTCATCGCAGTTAGCGTAGCCAGCGCGGTCGGCGGTTGTGAGAGTGTGCTGAAGGCAATGCTGAGGGGTGCCAATGATGGCAATAGTTGCGGCAATCGGCTAGAGGTTGAGGACAAGGTGGTGAGGATTGGGAGGGCCACCTATGGCAAGGTAGTGAAAAGGCAGGCAATGAGGGCTCTCTTCAGACTTAGATTGGAGGGGGACAACAGCAAAAGCTTCTAG
- the LOC124698809 gene encoding cytochrome P450 704B1 — MSSSMEEDHALPATAFFPLAGPHKFIAVFLVFLSWVLVHRWSLRKQKGPRSWPVIGATLEQLRNYSRMHDWLVEYLAKYRTVTVDMPFTSYTYIADPVNVEHVLKTNFSNYPKGVVYRSYMDVLLGDGIFNADGELWRKQRKTASFEFASKNLRDFSTIVFREYSLKLSSILSQACKADKVVDMQELYMRMTLDSICKVGFGVEIGTLSPDLPENSFAQAFDAANIIVTLRFIDPLWRVKKFLHIGSEALLEQSIRLVDEFTYSVIRRRKAEIVQARASGKQEKIKHDILSRFIELGEAGGDDVSLFGDDKGLRDVVLNFVIAGRDTTATTLSWFTYMATKHPDMAEKLRRELAAFEAERAREEGIALVPCRDDESSDDSSAFAARVAQFAGLLSYDGLGKLVYLHACVTETLRLYPAVPQDPKGIAEDDVLPDGTKVRAGGMVTYVPYSMGRMEYNWGPDAASFKPERWIGDDGGFRNASPFKFTAFQAGPRICLGKDSAYLQMKMALAILCRFFRFELVEGHPVKYRMMTILSMAHGLKVRVSRAPLA; from the exons ATGAGCAGCTCCATGGAGGAAGATCACGCCCTGCCGGCAACGGCGTTCTTCCCGCTAGCAGGGCCCCACaagttcatcgccgtcttcctcgTGTTCCTTTCGTGGGTCTTGGTCCACAGGTGGAGCCTGAGGAAGCAGAAGGGGCCAAGGTCATGGCCGGTCATCGGCGCGACGCTGGAGCAGCTGAGGAACTACTCCAGAATGCACGACTGGCTCGTGGAGTACCTGGCCAAGTACCGGACGGTGACCGTCGACATGCCCTTCACCTCATACACCTACATCGCCGACCCGGTGAACGTCGAGCATGTGCTCAAAACCAACTTCAGCAATTACCCCAAG GGAGTGGTATACAGATCCTACATGGACGTGCTGCTCGGCGATGGCATATTCAACGCCGACGGTGAGCTGTGGAGGAAGCAGAGGAAGACGGCGAGCTTCGAGTTTGCTTCCAAGAACCTGAGAGATTTCAGCACAATCGTGTTCAGGGAGTACTCTCTGAAGCTGTCGAGCATACTGAGCCAAGCTTGCAAGGCCGACAAAGTTGTAGACATGCAG GAACTGTACATGAGGATGACGCTGGACTCGATCTGCAAGGTCGGGTTCGGGGTTGAGATCGGCACGCTGTCGCCGGACCTCCCAGAGAACAGCTTCGCACAGGCCTTCGACGCCGCCAACATCATCGTGACGCTGCGGTTCATCGACCCGCTGTGGCGCGTGAAGAAGTTCCTTCACATCGGCTCGGAGGCCCTGCTGGAGCAGAGCATCAGGCTCGTGGATGAGTTCACCTACAGCGTCATCCGCCGCCGCAAGGCCGAGATCGTGCAGGCGCGAGCCAGCGGCAAGCAAGAGAAG ATCAAGCACGACATCCTGTCGCGGTTCATCGagctgggggaggcgggcggtgaCGACGTCAGCCTGTTCGGGGACGACAAGGGCCTCCGCGACGTTGTGCTCAACTTCGTGATCGCCGGGAGGGACACGACGGCGACGACGCTGTCGTGGTTCACCTACATGGCCACGAAGCACCCGGACATGGCCGAGAAGCTCCGCCGCGAGCTGGCTGCCTTCGAGGCGGAGCGCGCCCGCGAGGAGGGCATCGCGCTGGTCCCCTGCAGAGACGACGAGAGCTCCGACGACTCATCGGCCTTCGCCGCCCGCGTGGCGCAGTTCGCAGGCCTCCTGAGCTACGACGGGCTCGGGAAGCTGGTGTACCTGCACGCTTGCGTGACGGAGACGCTCCGGCTGTACCCGGCGGTGCCGCAGGACCCGAAGGGCATCGCGGAGGACGACGTGCTCCCGGAcggcaccaaggtgcgcgccggCGGGATGGTAACGTATGTGCCCTACTCCATGGGGCGGATGGAGTACAACTGGGGCCCCGACGCAGCCAGTTTCAAGCCGGAGCGGTGGATCGGCGACGACGGCGGGTTCCGCAACGCGTCGCCGTTCAAGTTCACGGCGTTCCAGGCGGGGCCACGGATCTGCCTAGGAAAGGACTCGGCGTACCTGCAGATGAAGATGGCGCTGGCCATCCTGTGCAGGTTCTTCAGGTTCGAGCTCGTGGAGGGCCACCCCGTCAAGTACCGCATGATGACCATCCTCTCCATGGCGCACGGCCTCAAGGTTCGCGTCTCCAGGGCGCCGCTCGCCTGA